In Schlegelella aquatica, one DNA window encodes the following:
- the petA gene encoding ubiquinol-cytochrome c reductase iron-sulfur subunit, which produces MSDQQVDKGRRTWVAIACGAGAVGGVATAVPFVSTFQPSEKARAAGAPVEVDISGLKPGEMMTVEWRGKPVWIVRRTPEQLASLEKTEPQVADPKSERKPAELTPEYARNQWRAREDHKEILVAVGICSHLGCSPTARFAAGPQPSLPEDWVGGFLCPCHGSTFDMAGRVFKNKPAPDNLEVPPHVYLSDTKLLIGEDKKA; this is translated from the coding sequence ATGAGTGACCAGCAAGTGGACAAAGGCCGCCGCACTTGGGTAGCCATTGCCTGTGGAGCCGGTGCCGTCGGTGGCGTGGCCACAGCGGTTCCTTTCGTTTCCACGTTCCAGCCGTCGGAGAAGGCCCGCGCGGCCGGCGCGCCGGTCGAGGTGGACATCAGCGGCCTCAAGCCGGGCGAGATGATGACGGTGGAGTGGCGCGGCAAGCCGGTGTGGATCGTGCGCCGCACGCCCGAGCAGCTGGCCTCGCTCGAGAAGACGGAGCCCCAGGTCGCCGACCCCAAGTCCGAGCGCAAGCCCGCCGAACTGACGCCCGAGTACGCCCGCAACCAGTGGCGCGCCCGTGAGGACCACAAAGAGATCCTGGTCGCCGTGGGCATCTGCTCGCACCTGGGGTGCTCGCCGACGGCGCGCTTCGCCGCCGGCCCCCAGCCCTCGCTGCCCGAGGACTGGGTGGGCGGTTTCCTGTGTCCCTGCCACGGCTCGACCTTCGACATGGCGGGTCGCGTCTTCAAGAACAAGCCTGCGCCGGACAACCTGGAGGTGCCGCCGCATGTGTACCTCTCCGACACCAAGTTGCTGATCGGCGAGGACAAGAAGGCCTGA
- a CDS encoding cytochrome b, translating to MAQFKEAPPNATRGQKLLNWIDNRFPLTQLYNEHMAQYYAPKNFNFWYIFGSLALVVLVIQIVTGIFLVMHYKPDANLAFASVEYIMRDVPWGWLIRYMHSTGASAFFVVVYLHMFRGLLYGSYRKPRELVWIFGCLIFLMLMAEAFFGYLLPWGQMSYWGAQVIVNLFSAIPFIGPDLALLIRGDYVVSDATLNRFFSFHVIAIPLVLLGLVVAHIIALHEVGSNNPDGVEIKEKLDAAGRPLDGIPFHPYYTVHDIFGLSIFLMVFSAIVFFAPEFGGYFLEFNNFIPADPLKTPPHIAPVWYFTPFYSMLRATTDLMVNVLCVIIALGAVLGVIKGAFSAKGKVGLLVGAAVAIALLKTFDAKFWGVVVMGGAVIILFFLPWLDHSPVKSIRYRPSWHKYVYGVFVLFFLVLGYLGIQPPSPTGELISQIGTLFYFGFFLLMPWWSRMGEFKPVPERVTYVAH from the coding sequence ATGGCTCAATTCAAAGAAGCTCCGCCGAACGCGACGCGCGGGCAGAAGCTCCTGAACTGGATCGACAACCGGTTCCCGCTGACCCAGCTCTACAACGAGCACATGGCGCAGTACTACGCGCCGAAGAATTTCAACTTCTGGTACATCTTCGGCTCGCTGGCGCTCGTCGTGCTGGTGATCCAGATCGTCACCGGCATCTTCCTCGTGATGCACTACAAGCCGGACGCGAACCTGGCGTTCGCCTCGGTCGAGTACATCATGCGCGACGTGCCGTGGGGGTGGCTGATCCGCTACATGCACTCCACCGGCGCGTCGGCGTTCTTCGTGGTCGTCTACCTGCACATGTTCCGCGGCCTCTTGTACGGCTCGTACCGCAAGCCGCGTGAGCTGGTGTGGATCTTCGGGTGCCTGATCTTCCTGATGCTGATGGCCGAGGCCTTCTTCGGCTACCTGCTGCCCTGGGGCCAGATGTCCTATTGGGGTGCCCAGGTGATCGTGAACCTCTTCTCCGCGATCCCCTTCATCGGCCCGGACCTCGCCCTCCTGATCCGTGGTGACTACGTCGTCTCCGATGCGACGCTCAACCGCTTCTTCAGCTTCCACGTGATCGCGATCCCGCTGGTCCTGCTCGGCCTGGTCGTGGCGCACATCATCGCGCTGCACGAGGTGGGCTCGAACAACCCCGACGGTGTCGAGATCAAGGAGAAGCTCGACGCCGCGGGCCGCCCGCTGGACGGCATTCCGTTCCACCCGTACTACACGGTGCACGACATCTTCGGCCTGTCCATCTTCCTGATGGTCTTCAGCGCCATCGTCTTCTTCGCGCCGGAGTTCGGGGGCTACTTCCTCGAGTTCAACAACTTCATCCCTGCCGACCCGCTGAAGACGCCGCCGCACATCGCACCGGTGTGGTACTTCACGCCGTTCTACTCGATGCTGCGCGCCACGACCGACCTGATGGTCAACGTGCTGTGCGTCATCATCGCCCTCGGCGCCGTTCTCGGTGTGATCAAGGGTGCGTTCTCGGCCAAGGGCAAGGTCGGCCTGCTGGTCGGCGCGGCCGTCGCGATCGCCCTGCTCAAGACCTTCGATGCCAAGTTCTGGGGCGTCGTGGTGATGGGCGGTGCGGTCATCATCCTGTTCTTCCTGCCCTGGCTGGACCACAGCCCGGTCAAGTCGATCCGTTACCGTCCGAGCTGGCACAAGTACGTCTATGGCGTGTTCGTGCTGTTCTTCCTGGTGCTGGGCTACCTCGGCATCCAGCCGCCGTCGCCCACCGGCGAACTCATCTCCCAAATCGGCACGCTGTTCTACTTCGGCTTCTTCCTGCTGATGCCCTGGTGGAGCCGCATGGGCGAGTTCAAGCCGGTCCCCGAGCGCGTGACCTACGTCGCCCACTGA
- a CDS encoding cytochrome c1, producing the protein MKKLIYSLLASLMLLAGAPAARAAEGGIAWDKFPVSRVTDIAALQNGAKLFVNYCLNCHSAAFMRYNRLRDIGLTEQQIKDNLMFATDKVGETMKVSLDPKQAKEWFGATPPDLTVIARSRASHAGTGADYLYTYLRTYYRDDTKATGWNNLAFPNVGMPHVLWELQGQRAAKFIEEKDPHDPSKTQHVFAGFEQLTPGKMSAQEYDNAVADLVAFLQWMGEPVQKQRVRLGVWVLIFLGLFTVIAWRLNAAYWKDVK; encoded by the coding sequence ATGAAAAAACTGATCTACAGCCTGCTGGCTTCCCTGATGCTGCTGGCCGGCGCGCCGGCCGCGCGCGCCGCCGAGGGCGGCATTGCCTGGGACAAGTTCCCGGTGAGCCGGGTCACCGACATCGCCGCCCTCCAGAACGGGGCCAAGCTGTTCGTCAACTACTGCCTGAACTGCCACTCGGCCGCCTTCATGCGCTACAACCGTCTGCGCGACATCGGGCTGACCGAGCAGCAGATCAAGGACAACCTCATGTTCGCCACCGACAAGGTCGGCGAGACGATGAAAGTGTCCCTCGATCCGAAGCAGGCCAAGGAATGGTTCGGCGCCACCCCGCCCGACCTCACCGTGATCGCGCGCTCGCGTGCCTCGCATGCCGGGACGGGCGCCGACTACCTCTACACCTACCTGCGCACCTACTACCGTGACGACACCAAGGCGACCGGCTGGAACAACCTCGCCTTCCCGAACGTCGGGATGCCGCACGTGCTGTGGGAGCTGCAGGGCCAGCGCGCGGCCAAGTTCATCGAGGAGAAGGACCCGCACGACCCGAGCAAGACGCAGCACGTCTTCGCGGGCTTCGAGCAACTGACGCCGGGCAAGATGTCGGCGCAGGAGTACGACAACGCCGTGGCGGACCTGGTCGCCTTCCTGCAGTGGATGGGCGAGCCGGTCCAGAAGCAGCGCGTGCGCCTGGGGGTGTGGGTGCTGATCTTCCTGGGTCTGTTCACCGTCATCGCGTGGCGCCTGAACGCCGCGTACTGGAAGGACGTGAAGTAA
- a CDS encoding glutathione S-transferase N-terminal domain-containing protein — translation MMVLYSGTTCPYSHRCRFVLFEKGMDFEIRDVDLFAKPEDIALMNPYNEVPILVERDLILYESNIINEYIDERFPHPQLMPGDPIARARVRLFLLNFEKELFAHVNVLESRGVKPSDKQLEKARSQIRDRLTQLAPIFLKNKYMLGDDFSMLDVAIAPLLWRLDYYGIELSKNAAPLLKYAERIFSRPAYIEALTPSEKVMRK, via the coding sequence ATGATGGTGCTTTACTCCGGGACCACCTGCCCCTATTCCCACCGCTGCCGTTTCGTGCTGTTCGAGAAGGGGATGGACTTCGAGATTCGCGACGTCGATCTGTTCGCGAAGCCGGAAGACATCGCGTTGATGAATCCGTACAACGAGGTGCCCATCCTCGTCGAGCGCGATCTCATCCTGTACGAATCGAACATCATCAACGAGTACATCGACGAGCGCTTTCCGCATCCGCAGCTGATGCCGGGCGATCCGATCGCCCGTGCCCGCGTGCGGCTGTTCCTGCTCAATTTCGAGAAGGAGCTGTTCGCCCACGTCAACGTGCTCGAGTCGCGCGGGGTCAAGCCCAGCGACAAACAGCTCGAGAAGGCGCGCTCGCAGATCCGCGACCGGCTCACGCAGCTCGCGCCCATCTTCCTGAAGAACAAGTACATGCTGGGCGACGACTTCTCGATGCTCGACGTGGCCATTGCGCCGCTGCTGTGGCGCCTGGACTACTATGGCATCGAGTTGTCCAAGAACGCCGCACCGCTGCTGAAGTACGCCGAGCGCATCTTCTCGCGTCCGGCCTACATCGAGGCGCTGACGCCCTCCGAGAAGGTGATGCGCAAGTAA
- a CDS encoding ClpXP protease specificity-enhancing factor — MNPPPPAPPAGSSTRPYLIRALHDWCTDNGFTPYIAVYVDASVQVPMEYVKNHEIVLNVSFDATSGLRLGNDFIEFRARFGGVARDIVVPVDHVIAIYARENGQGMAFPIPSEPPESSAEEGVPETAAHSPSPLKLAPSPAEGEPQAPSPGPAGGEEDAPSPPPPGGGRPALKRIK, encoded by the coding sequence ATGAACCCGCCGCCTCCCGCGCCTCCTGCCGGCAGCTCGACCCGGCCCTACCTGATCCGGGCGCTGCACGACTGGTGCACCGACAACGGCTTCACGCCGTACATCGCGGTGTACGTGGATGCGTCCGTCCAGGTGCCGATGGAGTACGTCAAGAACCACGAGATCGTGCTCAACGTCAGCTTCGATGCGACGAGCGGGTTGCGCTTGGGCAACGACTTCATCGAGTTCCGGGCCCGCTTCGGCGGAGTGGCGCGCGACATCGTCGTGCCGGTGGACCACGTGATCGCGATCTACGCCCGTGAGAACGGGCAGGGCATGGCCTTCCCGATCCCGAGCGAGCCGCCCGAATCGTCGGCGGAGGAGGGCGTCCCTGAGACGGCGGCGCACAGCCCGAGCCCGCTCAAGCTCGCGCCGTCGCCGGCCGAGGGTGAGCCGCAAGCACCGTCTCCCGGGCCCGCGGGTGGCGAGGAGGACGCGCCTTCCCCGCCGCCCCCGGGCGGCGGGCGCCCCGCCCTCAAACGCATCAAGTGA
- a CDS encoding DUF721 domain-containing protein encodes MNTRSDPVVPIGEALGRHGGLARLQQLVRESNERFEAIRPLLPAPLARYVKPGPIDEEGWSLLAPNGAVAAKLRQLQPRMEALLKHRGWQVTAIRIKVQSA; translated from the coding sequence ATGAACACGCGCTCCGACCCCGTCGTGCCGATCGGCGAAGCCTTGGGTCGCCACGGAGGGCTGGCGCGGCTGCAGCAGCTCGTGCGCGAGTCGAACGAGCGGTTCGAGGCGATCCGTCCGCTGTTGCCTGCGCCCCTGGCCCGGTACGTCAAACCCGGCCCCATCGACGAGGAGGGCTGGTCCCTGCTGGCCCCCAATGGCGCGGTCGCCGCGAAGCTGCGGCAGTTGCAGCCGCGCATGGAGGCGCTGCTCAAGCACCGCGGATGGCAGGTCACGGCGATCCGCATCAAAGTGCAATCGGCCTGA
- the secA gene encoding preprotein translocase subunit SecA has product MLPKLLTQIFGSRNDRLLKQYRRVVERINALEPQFEKLTDEQLRAKTDEFKARLAQGETLDDLLPEAFAVVREGSKRALKMRHFDVQLIGGMALHQGKIAEMRTGEGKTLVATLPVYLNALTGHGVHVVTVNDYLARRDAEWMGRLYNFLGLSVGVNLPQMPREEKQAAYAADVTYGTNNEFGFDYLRDNMVYETADRVQRGLHYAIVDEVDSILIDEARTPLIISGQAEDHTELYVRINKIAPQLKKQIGEADPRTGEGIIEPGDFTLDEKTRQVYLTEQGHERAEHLLAQAGLLVEGASLYDAANIALLHHLYAALRAHHLYHRDQHYVVQNGEVIIVDEFTGRLMHGRRWSDGLHQAVEAKEGVEIQAENQTLASITFQNYFRMYGKLAGMTGTADTEAYEFQEIYGLETVVIPPNKPTQRKDELDLVYKTAKEKYDAVIADIRECYERGQPVLVGTTSIENSELISAMLTKAGLPHQVLNAKQHAKEAEIIAQAGRPKMITIATNMAGRGTDIVLGGNVEKQIQLIEADESLPAAEKQARIQKLRDEWQSLHEQVKALGGLRIIATERHESRRIDNQLRGRAGRQGDPGSSRFYLSLEDPLMRIFAGDRVRAIMDRLKMPEGEAIEAGIVTRSIESAQRKVEARNFDIRKQLLEYDDVANDQRKVIYQQRNDILDAQDLSNQIASLRHGALTDVVRTFVPAESVEEQWDLEGLEKALREEWQIDLPLKAEVDKSEAITDEDIVEKVLAAADALYRSKVERVGREQFVQFERMVLLQSLDSHWREHLAALDYLRQGIHLRGYAQKNPKQEYKREAFELFAQMLDAVKMEVTRLLLTVRIQSEEQVAQAAEAIEDRAEHISNVTYTHPNDDGSVASETDPSTVRQQVPKVGRNDPCPCGSGKKYKHCHGRLT; this is encoded by the coding sequence ATGTTGCCCAAGCTTCTCACCCAGATATTCGGCAGTCGCAACGACCGTCTCCTCAAGCAGTACCGGCGGGTGGTGGAGAGAATCAACGCGCTGGAGCCGCAGTTCGAGAAGCTCACCGACGAGCAGCTGCGCGCCAAGACCGACGAGTTCAAGGCCCGGCTGGCCCAGGGTGAGACGCTCGACGACCTGCTGCCGGAGGCCTTCGCCGTCGTGCGCGAAGGCAGCAAGCGCGCCCTCAAGATGCGGCACTTCGACGTGCAGCTGATCGGCGGCATGGCCTTGCACCAGGGCAAGATCGCCGAGATGCGCACGGGCGAGGGCAAGACGCTGGTGGCCACGCTGCCGGTGTACCTGAACGCGCTGACGGGCCACGGCGTGCACGTCGTGACGGTCAACGACTACCTCGCGCGGCGCGACGCCGAGTGGATGGGGCGGCTGTACAACTTCCTGGGTCTGTCGGTGGGGGTGAACCTGCCGCAGATGCCCCGCGAGGAGAAGCAGGCCGCCTACGCCGCGGATGTCACCTACGGCACGAACAACGAGTTCGGCTTCGACTACCTGCGCGACAACATGGTGTACGAGACGGCCGACCGCGTGCAGCGGGGCCTGCACTACGCCATCGTCGACGAGGTGGACTCGATCCTGATCGACGAGGCGCGCACCCCGCTCATCATCAGCGGGCAGGCCGAGGACCACACCGAGCTGTACGTGCGCATCAACAAGATCGCGCCGCAGCTCAAGAAGCAGATCGGCGAGGCCGACCCGCGCACCGGCGAAGGCATCATCGAGCCGGGCGACTTCACGCTGGACGAGAAGACGCGCCAGGTGTACCTGACCGAGCAGGGGCACGAGCGCGCGGAGCACTTGCTGGCGCAAGCGGGCCTGCTGGTCGAAGGGGCGAGCCTGTACGACGCAGCCAACATCGCGCTGCTGCATCACTTGTATGCCGCGCTGCGGGCGCACCACCTGTATCACCGCGACCAGCACTACGTGGTGCAGAACGGCGAGGTCATCATCGTCGACGAGTTCACCGGCCGCCTGATGCATGGGCGCCGGTGGTCGGACGGTCTGCACCAGGCCGTCGAGGCCAAGGAAGGCGTGGAGATCCAGGCCGAGAACCAGACGCTCGCCTCGATCACCTTCCAGAACTACTTCCGCATGTACGGCAAACTCGCCGGCATGACGGGCACGGCCGACACCGAGGCCTACGAGTTCCAGGAGATCTACGGCCTGGAGACGGTGGTCATCCCGCCCAACAAGCCGACCCAGCGCAAGGACGAGCTCGACCTCGTCTACAAGACGGCCAAGGAGAAGTACGACGCGGTGATCGCCGACATCCGCGAGTGCTACGAGCGCGGACAGCCGGTGCTGGTGGGCACCACCTCCATCGAGAACTCGGAGCTGATCTCGGCGATGCTGACGAAGGCGGGCCTGCCGCACCAAGTGCTCAACGCCAAGCAGCACGCCAAGGAAGCGGAGATCATCGCGCAAGCGGGCCGCCCGAAGATGATCACGATCGCGACCAACATGGCCGGCCGCGGCACCGACATCGTGCTGGGCGGCAACGTCGAGAAGCAGATCCAGCTGATCGAGGCGGACGAGTCGCTGCCCGCCGCCGAGAAACAGGCGCGCATCCAGAAGCTGCGCGACGAGTGGCAGAGCCTGCACGAGCAGGTCAAGGCGCTGGGGGGCCTGCGCATCATCGCCACCGAGCGTCACGAGAGCCGCCGCATCGACAACCAGCTGCGCGGCCGTGCCGGCCGTCAGGGCGACCCGGGCTCTTCGCGCTTTTATCTCTCGCTCGAAGACCCGCTGATGCGCATCTTCGCTGGCGACCGCGTGCGCGCGATCATGGACCGCCTCAAGATGCCCGAAGGCGAGGCGATCGAGGCGGGCATCGTCACGCGCTCGATCGAAAGCGCGCAACGCAAGGTCGAGGCGCGCAACTTCGACATCCGCAAGCAGCTGCTGGAGTACGACGACGTCGCCAACGACCAGCGCAAGGTGATCTACCAGCAGCGCAACGACATCCTGGACGCGCAGGACCTGTCGAACCAGATCGCGAGCCTGCGCCACGGTGCGCTGACGGACGTGGTGCGGACCTTCGTGCCGGCCGAGAGCGTCGAGGAGCAGTGGGACCTCGAAGGTCTGGAGAAAGCGCTGCGCGAGGAGTGGCAGATCGACCTGCCGCTCAAGGCCGAGGTCGACAAGAGCGAAGCCATCACCGACGAAGACATCGTCGAGAAGGTGCTGGCCGCCGCCGATGCGCTCTACCGGAGCAAGGTCGAGCGTGTGGGGCGCGAGCAGTTCGTGCAGTTCGAGCGCATGGTGCTGTTGCAGTCGCTCGACAGCCACTGGCGCGAGCACCTGGCGGCGCTGGACTACCTGCGGCAGGGCATCCACCTGCGCGGCTATGCGCAGAAGAACCCGAAGCAGGAGTACAAGCGCGAGGCTTTCGAACTCTTCGCGCAGATGCTCGATGCGGTGAAGATGGAAGTCACGCGTCTGCTGCTGACCGTGCGCATCCAGTCGGAGGAGCAGGTGGCGCAGGCCGCCGAGGCCATCGAGGACCGCGCCGAACACATCTCCAACGTGACGTACACCCACCCGAACGACGACGGCAGCGTCGCCAGCGAGACCGACCCGAGCACGGTGCGCCAGCAGGTGCCCAAGGTCGGCCGCAACGATCCCTGCCCCTGCGGCAGCGGCAAGAAGTACAAGCACTGCCACGGCCGTCTGACCTGA